CGTCTTGTCTGCCGTGATGGGCAGCACGCCGGGACGGGCGTGGACCTGCTGCGTGCCGGCGCGTGCGGCCTCCACCATCAGGCCGAGGTGTTCGGCGCTCCGGATCGACCCCGGATCCGGGCGTTCCGTCACGGCGTACCGCGCCTTCATGGCCTCGATCCGCGTCAGCGCCTTTGCCATGCTCTCCGCGCTGACGCGCCCATCCTGGGCCGCCGCCAGCAGCCCGTAATACGCGCGTTCCTGCGCCTCCCGCGTGTGGCTGAACAGGATGATGTCGACATCCGCCTGCGCGGCCAGCACCGCCGAGACTTCCGGCTCGTGGTGGCTCGCAATCGCCTTCATCTCCATGCAGTCGGTCGTCACCACCCCCTCGTAGCCGAGGTGTTCGCGCAGCAGCCGCGGCACGATCACCGGCGACAGGGTGGCCGGCAGCCTCGCGTCTAGCGCGGCAAATACCGTATGCGTCGTCATGACCGCCGCCAGCCCCGCCTCGATCACCGTGCGGTAAGGCAGCAGGTCGGCTTCGATCGTCTCCAGCGGTGCGTTGATCGTCGCCAGCGCCACATGCGTGTCGATCGCCGTATCGCCCAGCCCTGGAAAATGCTTGGCCGTCGCCGCGACTCCCGAGTCCTGATAGCCTTTGACCTGTGCGGCGGCGATCCGTGCCACGGTCTGGATGTCCGCGCCCGGCGAACGTGTGCCTACGGTCGGGTTGGCCGCGTTATACACCACGTCGACCACCGGCGCGTAGTTCTGGTTGATACCCAGCGCGCGCATTTCTGCCCCAAGCGTATGGGCGACCGCTTCTGCGTAGCGCCCGCCTCCCGCCGCCAGGGCCATCGCTGAAGGCGCCTCCGCAAACAGCCGGCGCAGCCGCGCGACTTCGCCACCCTCCTGGTCGATGGCGATCAGGATCGGCCGCATCGCCGCGCCATGCAGCGACGCGGTCAGCGCCGCCAGTTGTTCCGGTGACTCGACGTTGCGCTGGAACAGGATAATCCCCCCGATCCGTCCCGCCGCCAGCCACTCAAGGATGTAATCGGGCGCCGCCAGTCCGTCGAAACCGGCCATCAGGCGCTGACCCACTTGTTGTTCCAGGTTGAGCATAATTCCCCTTACCGTGTATCTCCGCCCCCTCACACCTCCGCAGGGACGTGCGCCCCTCGACCCCTCAAATGCGAGGTGCAGGAGCGCAAACGCCGCCACCAGGGCATGGGGGCGGACCCCATTGAAAGTGCATAACACGCGCTTGACGCCCTAGCGGCTTGTCAGCCGCCTCACGATAACGACCCCGGCGATTATCACGATCCCTATCATCGAACTGCACACGCTCAGGACATGTTCCGCCGTGTTCGGTGTGATCGCCAGCGCCAGGATCACCCCTCCCAGCCCGATGAAGACCCCGACCCTCAGGAACGCCCGCAGCGCCTCGTTCAGGTCATCCCCCGGCATAAGCCGTCAATTTCCCATCTCGCGTCAGCGGTGTGCAGGCCGTAATCTGCTGGTGCCCAGGCGGAACCCGCAGGTCGGGCAGCGTCACGTCGCACGTCCCCCGCTCGAAAAACGGGCAGCGTGGATGGAACGCGCACCCCGGCGGGATGTCCAGCAGCCCGGGGATGTCTTCGCTCCGCAGCGGAAGCTCCTGTTTCTGGCGGGTCACATCGGGATCGGCCTCCGGCACGGCGGCCAGCAGCGCGCGCGTATACGGGTGCGCCGGATTGCCGATAACGTCCGGCGTCCTCCCGATCTCTACCACACGGCCGAGGTACATCACCGCGATCCGCCCCTCCCACGCGAAATACTTGGCGAGCGCCAGGTCATGCGTGATGAAGACGATCGCCAGCCCCAGCTCCGCGCGCAGCCGGTGCAGCATCTTTAGCAGGCCGATGCGGATCGACACGTCGACCATGCTCACCGCTTCGTCCGCCACGATCAGCTTCGGCTGGACGGTCAGTGCGCGGGCGATGCTGACGCGCTGCCGCTGTCCCCCGCTCAACTGGTGTGGATACTTGCTGAGGATGTCCTGCGCCGGCGTCAGATCGACCAGGTTCATCAGTTCGACCAGCCGCGCCGCAAGTTCGGTCCGGTTGGCGACCTTCCGGTGTCGCAGCAGCGGAAAGCTCAGGATTTTCTCGACCGTATGCGCCGGATTGAGCGAAGCGAACGGGTCCTGATGCACGATTTGCAGCGTCCGCCGCAGCCGCGCGATCTCCTGCCGGTCGGTGTAGCTCTCGCGTGGTTTGCCTTCGACCAGCACCTGGCCGCCGCTCTGGCCCAGCAGTCCGGCGATGATCTTGCCGGTCGTCGTCTTACCGCAGCCCGACTCGCCGACGATACAAATCGTCTCGTTCGGGAAGACCTCGATGTTCACGTCCTGCAGCACGCGCAGGATTTGCCCGTCCTTCATGAACGAGCGGTCGACATGTTTGAGTTCGACCAGCGGGACGCCCGGTTGGCCGCTCATACGCCCAGTTCCTTCCGGCGCGTATCCCGCACCTGGTCGTTCTCGTAGCAGGCGACCGTATGCGGGACATAGATCGTGGCGTCGCTGGTCAGGTGCGCCTCCCGTTCGAGCGCCGCGATCAGTGGCGGCTGCACTTTCGCGCACTGTTCGGTGCGGAACCGGCAGCGCACATGGAACTTGCAGCCGGCCGGCGGGTCGATCAGGTCAGGCGGGCTGCCGGGGATGCTGTGCAGCTCTTCAGCCCCTGCCGAAAGCCTCGGCGCCGCTTCCAGCAGCCCCAGCGTATAAGCGTGCTGCGGCCGGTAGAACACGTCCCCGACCGGCCCCATCTCGATGATCTCTCCGGCGTACATCGTCGCGACGGTGTCCGCGATCTCTGCCGCAACCGCCAGATCGTGCGAGATGAAAATCACGCTGAAGTTCAGTTCTTGCCGCAGCTGCTTCAGGACTTTGATGATCGACCGCTGTGTCAGGATGTCCACCGCGGTCGTCGGCTCGTCCATGATCACCACCTGCGGGCGCAGCAGCAGCGCCGTCGCCAGCAGCACCCGCTGCCGCATCCCGCCGCTCAGTTCGTGCGGGTAGGCGTCGAAAACCCGCTTGGGGTCGAGCCGCACTTTCTCGAACAGCGACATGGCCCGTTCGCGCGCTTCGCTCTGCCGCATCCCGTGCGCGTATGCCGTGTCGTAGATCATCGACGAAATCCGGATCACCGGATTCAGCGAGTTCAGCGCCCCCTGAAACACCATCGAGCACTCCGCCCACAGGAAGTGCCGCATCTGCTCCTTGTTCAGCGCCAGCACGTCGATCTTTTGGCCGTCGCGCCCCGTGTAGATCACCTGTCCGCTGCTGATCTGTCCGCTCTTGGGCAGCAGCCGGATCAGCCCCAGCGTTAGCGTCGACTTACCGCAGCCCGACTCGCCGATCAGCGCCAGCGTCTCGCCGGCATGCAGGTCGAACGAGGCCTTGGTGACGGCCTGCACCGTGCCGCGTTCGGCGCGGTACGTGACCGAAAAGTCCTTTACCGAGAGTACAACGTCGTTCAAATCATCCCCCCTGCCGCAGTCTGGGATTAAAAATCTCCTCAAGGCTGCGTGTGAAAAGCACCAGCGAGAGCTGGAACAGCGCGATCGCCAGGACCGGCGCCAGCAGCATCCACGATGCCTCGGAACTGCTCAGCGACCCCTGTTGGCGTCCCAGAAAGATCATCAGCCCCCAGTCCGGCTCGGTCAGCGGGACGATCCCCAGGAACATCAGGCCGACGATCGCATACATCGCGCCGCGGATCGTGAAGATCATGTTGACCACGATATACGAGATCATATTCGGCAGGATTTCGCGCGTCGTGATATGCAGCAGTCCCAGGTCCAGCGCGAAAGCCGCCTCAACGTAATCGCGCGCCTTCAGGCTCAGCACCTGCGCCCGTACCGCCCGCATCAGCGTCGGCCAGTTCAGCACCGACAGCAGCAGCGCCAGTCCGAACTTGTTGTCAAACGACAGAATCGTCGCCAGCACCAGCAGTAACGGGAACTGCGGGATCGTCAGGATGAAATTGCCCACGCTGGAGATCAACTGGTCGACCAGACCACCCAGCAATCCGGCCAGCGCGCCCAGCGTCACCGCCACCAGCGTCGTCAGCAGCCCGGCTTCGATGGCCGTGATAATCAGCCCGCCTCCACCATGCACGATGTGCGAAAGCACGTCGCGCCCTTTGTAATCCAGCCCCAGCAGATGCTCCGCCGACGGCGCCGCCGATAGCGTGCGCGCGCCGGGCTGCAGCCGGTCAAAGCGCGGTTCGCCTTCATACGCGATGAACAACGGGCCGATGGTCGTCATCAGGACGAAGAACATCACCCCCAAAAAGCCGATGAACCCGGCCTTGTTGCGTGTAAGCGCCCGGACAAGCTGGCCGCTGCCGCTCCGGATGCGCGCCAATCGGCTGGGCGGGATAAAAGCAGGCTGCATGGCGCTCATTTGCTCCTCGGGTCTTTCGTCAGCCGCACCCGCGGGTCAAGCATCCCGAACAGCAGGTCGGCCAGGATGTTGCTTACGACCACCGACACCGCGATCACCAGGAATATGCCTTGCATGGTCGTGTAATCCCGCGCGCCGATCGCCAGCACCAGGTTTCGCCCCAGTCCCGGATACAGGAACAGCGTCTCGATGATCGCGCTGCCGCCCACCACAAATCCGATGCTGATCGCCAGCCGTGTCACCAGCGGCAGCATCGCGTTGCGGCCGACATAAGCCGTCAGCAGCCGCCGCTCGGACAGGCCGCGCGCCCGCGCCACCGTGATGTAATCTTCGCCCAGCGTGCTGATCGTGCTGCTCTTCATCGTCAGGATCCACCCGCCGACCGACGAGAGGACGTAGGTAATCACCGGCAGCAGCGCGTGCTTGATCAGGTCGGCGATGTATTCAAACGTGAATCCCGGCGTGATCCCCTGCGTGCTGCCGCCCAGCATCTCGCCGAACGGCAGGATTTTGAGTTGCACCCCCAGTACCATGATGATCAGCAGCGCGATCACATAATCCGGGATGCCGTAGATGACGGATGCGAAGATCGTAAAGATATTGTCCAGCCACCCGCCGCGCCAGTAGGCCATTGCCAGCCCGATCGTGACGCCGATGCTGAAGCTGATAAACAATCCCATCCCGACGCTGAACAGCGTCCACGGCAGGAACTTGAGCAGCTGCTGGCTCACCGGCGTCCGCGCCGACGAGATCGACTTGCCCAGGTCGCCTTGCAGCAGCCGGCCGATATAATTCACGTACTGTGTCGTCAGCGGCTCATCGGGGTCGAACTCGAACAGGGTCGCGGCCTGATTGCGCGCTTCTTCCTCCGTCAGGCCCTGCCGCTGCATCAGTTCGTCGATCTTGAGCTGGATCGGGTTGCCGGGCATCAGCCGGATCAGGAAGAATGTAAACGTAATCACCGCCCAGATCGTCAGAATGCCCTGTAAGATGACCCGCAGCGTATAACTCTTTAGAATTTTCATCTAACTTCCCATAAACACGTTAACTGTTGCGTCCTGCAGCTCTTCCAAATCCATTTCCACACCAACACCCCCAGTCGCTCCCGTAGGGACGGCTTGCGCGCATCTCAAACGCAAGACAAATTCGCCTTCCGGTGGCAAATGCCTCAAGGGTGCAGCTTTCTGTGCTGACCACTTTTGCTGACAACTGATGACTGGA
This DNA window, taken from Candidatus Flexicrinis proximus, encodes the following:
- the nagZ gene encoding beta-N-acetylhexosaminidase yields the protein MLNLEQQVGQRLMAGFDGLAAPDYILEWLAAGRIGGIILFQRNVESPEQLAALTASLHGAAMRPILIAIDQEGGEVARLRRLFAEAPSAMALAAGGGRYAEAVAHTLGAEMRALGINQNYAPVVDVVYNAANPTVGTRSPGADIQTVARIAAAQVKGYQDSGVAATAKHFPGLGDTAIDTHVALATINAPLETIEADLLPYRTVIEAGLAAVMTTHTVFAALDARLPATLSPVIVPRLLREHLGYEGVVTTDCMEMKAIASHHEPEVSAVLAAQADVDIILFSHTREAQERAYYGLLAAAQDGRVSAESMAKALTRIEAMKARYAVTERPDPGSIRSAEHLGLMVEAARAGTQQVHARPGVLPITADKTVALIEFASLHDSEVFDATGHTSFAGKFAARRPDAQVIALPQAPSDDELQQAMAASRAADVTIMATRSAHLNPSQLYAAQLVLDAAQTTVLLALRNPFDAGVLPEVDAAVVTFGGAEPQLDAAVGALLGDFIPTGVSPVELGT
- a CDS encoding ABC transporter ATP-binding protein yields the protein MSGQPGVPLVELKHVDRSFMKDGQILRVLQDVNIEVFPNETICIVGESGCGKTTTGKIIAGLLGQSGGQVLVEGKPRESYTDRQEIARLRRTLQIVHQDPFASLNPAHTVEKILSFPLLRHRKVANRTELAARLVELMNLVDLTPAQDILSKYPHQLSGGQRQRVSIARALTVQPKLIVADEAVSMVDVSIRIGLLKMLHRLRAELGLAIVFITHDLALAKYFAWEGRIAVMYLGRVVEIGRTPDVIGNPAHPYTRALLAAVPEADPDVTRQKQELPLRSEDIPGLLDIPPGCAFHPRCPFFERGTCDVTLPDLRVPPGHQQITACTPLTRDGKLTAYAGG
- a CDS encoding ABC transporter ATP-binding protein, producing MNDVVLSVKDFSVTYRAERGTVQAVTKASFDLHAGETLALIGESGCGKSTLTLGLIRLLPKSGQISSGQVIYTGRDGQKIDVLALNKEQMRHFLWAECSMVFQGALNSLNPVIRISSMIYDTAYAHGMRQSEARERAMSLFEKVRLDPKRVFDAYPHELSGGMRQRVLLATALLLRPQVVIMDEPTTAVDILTQRSIIKVLKQLRQELNFSVIFISHDLAVAAEIADTVATMYAGEIIEMGPVGDVFYRPQHAYTLGLLEAAPRLSAGAEELHSIPGSPPDLIDPPAGCKFHVRCRFRTEQCAKVQPPLIAALEREAHLTSDATIYVPHTVACYENDQVRDTRRKELGV
- a CDS encoding ABC transporter permease, coding for MQPAFIPPSRLARIRSGSGQLVRALTRNKAGFIGFLGVMFFVLMTTIGPLFIAYEGEPRFDRLQPGARTLSAAPSAEHLLGLDYKGRDVLSHIVHGGGGLIITAIEAGLLTTLVAVTLGALAGLLGGLVDQLISSVGNFILTIPQFPLLLVLATILSFDNKFGLALLLSVLNWPTLMRAVRAQVLSLKARDYVEAAFALDLGLLHITTREILPNMISYIVVNMIFTIRGAMYAIVGLMFLGIVPLTEPDWGLMIFLGRQQGSLSSSEASWMLLAPVLAIALFQLSLVLFTRSLEEIFNPRLRQGG
- a CDS encoding ABC transporter permease — translated: MKILKSYTLRVILQGILTIWAVITFTFFLIRLMPGNPIQLKIDELMQRQGLTEEEARNQAATLFEFDPDEPLTTQYVNYIGRLLQGDLGKSISSARTPVSQQLLKFLPWTLFSVGMGLFISFSIGVTIGLAMAYWRGGWLDNIFTIFASVIYGIPDYVIALLIIMVLGVQLKILPFGEMLGGSTQGITPGFTFEYIADLIKHALLPVITYVLSSVGGWILTMKSSTISTLGEDYITVARARGLSERRLLTAYVGRNAMLPLVTRLAISIGFVVGGSAIIETLFLYPGLGRNLVLAIGARDYTTMQGIFLVIAVSVVVSNILADLLFGMLDPRVRLTKDPRSK